Within Acidobacteriota bacterium, the genomic segment CAGGCGCAACTCGATGAGAACGATAAATACTCGGCCTTGCTCGATGCGACCTATGAATTGGATAAGGCCCAGATGCAGTTGCTGAANNNNNNNNNNNNNNNNNNNNNNNNNNNNNNNNNNNNNNNNNNNNNNNNNNNNNNNNNNNNNNNNNNNNNNNNNNNNNNNATTTTCTTCGCTTCAGCCGCGAATGGGGTTCTCTGGATGTTATAGTTGAGGCTTAAGCATGCCATTAAGAACGTTGTTCCTGAACCCTCCCTCGTTCGAGAACTTTGACGGCGGCGCCAGTTCGCGTTGGCCGGCCACTCGAGAAATTGAATCGTACTGGTATCCGGTTTGGCTGGCTTATCCGGCGGGCATGCTGGAAGGCTCGCGTCTGCTGGACGCCCCACCGCATCACGTCTCCGCCGATGAAACCATCAAGATCGGCACAGACTACGAGTTCCTGGTGCTGTTCACCAGCACCCCCGGTTGGACAGGCGACCAGAGACTCGCCGAGGCCATGAAGGCGGCAAATCCTAAATTAAAGATCGCCTTCGTTGGACCGCCAGTCACCACTTCCCCGGACAAGGCGTTGAACGAATGCGCGGTTATCGACTTTGTTTGCCGCAAAGAGTTTGACTACTCAGTCGTGGAGTTCGCACAGGGCAAGCCGCTCGATCAGATTCTCGGTATCTCGTATCGAAAGAACGGACGGGTCGTGCACAATCCCGATCGTCCACAGATCGAAGATCTCGATGCGCTGCCGGATGTCACCGATGTGTACAAGCGCGATCTAGACGTCACGCGATACAACGTTCCTTTCTTGTTGTATCCGTTTGTCTCGCTGTACACCACGCGCGGTTGTCCAGCACAGTGCACCTTCTGCTTGTGGCCCCAGACTCTCAGCGGTCACGCCTGGCGCAAGCGCTCGACTGATGCCGTTGCGCGAGAGATGGCTAAAGCTAAGGAATACTGGCCAAATGTCAGAGAGTTTTTCTTTGACGACGACACCTTCAACATTCAAGGACCGCGTACGATCGAGCTCTGCCAGAAGCTCAAGCCTTTGAAGCTGACCTGGTCTTGCACTTCCCGCGTAACCACAAGCTACGACACGCTAAAAGCCATGCGTGATGCTGGATGCCGTCTGCTTATCGTCGGTTTCGAATCTGGGGATGCTCAGATTTTGAAGAACATCAAGAAGGGTGCAACTGTCGAACGCGCACGCGATTTTACGCGCGATTGCCACAAGCTTGGCCTCGTGATTCACGGAGATTTCATTTTGGGATTGCCGGGCGAAACGAAGGAGACGATCCGCAACACCATCAACTTCGCTAAATCGCTGGATTGCGAGACTATCCAAGTTTCAGTCGCGCACGCCTATCCCGGAACGGAATTTCACGATTTGGCGGAGAAGCATGGATTTATCGTGAATAATCAATCGATGGTGGACTCCGGTGGACACCAGATGGCGCACATCGAGTATCCGGGACTGCCGCGCGACTATGTGATGGAGATGGTCCATCGCTTCTACGACGAATATTACTTCCGTCCAAAGCAGGTCTATCGCATCGTAAGAAAGGCGATCTTCAACAATACGGAGCGCAAGCGCCTCTATAAAGAGGCTAAATCTTTTCTCAAACTGAGGGCGGCGCGCAACAAGTACGTGGAAGAGACCCGCAAAAACCCGCAGCCAGTATCCTTGCTGGCGGAATCGCAGATGCAAGAAGAGGTTGTCGAAGTCGGGTCGAAATAACGGCCTGAAGATCTCTGGAATCGGTGAGAAGTCTTTCCATCTCCCGCCGAATCCGCAATCACTTTTGATATGTGCACTGCGCGGGCCTTCCTGCTTGTTTTCCGTCAAGTAAGGCTCAAGCGTCGTCTGCAACTTCTCTGAATCCGCACTGGTTTCCTTCGTGGCATCACTGCACCTTCTACGGCAGCTCACAACTCAAGCCACGATCTTTGAATCTTCACAATTGAACGCATGCGCACAATCGTTCCCATCAAGAAAACACGGGTTTCGGTCTTCACGATTCCTACAGACGCTCCCGAAGCGGACGGCACATTTTCCTGGAACAGCACGACCATGGTTCTGGTCGAGATCACTGCCGGCGATCAGACTGGGATTGGGTACACCTATGCGAGCGAAGCTGCCGCCACTCTGATTGAGAAGTCATTTTCAAAGCTGCTGGAAGGCCGCGATGCACTTTCGAATACTCAGCTATGGGACACAATGCGTCGCCAAGTGCGCAACATCGGACGTCCGGGGATCGCTTCGATGGCGATCTCCGCGGTGGACAATGCGCTCTGGGATGTGAAAGCAAGGCTGCTTGGAGTTTCACTGGCCGTGCTTTTGGGCAAGTGTCGAGAGTGCGTCGAGGTATACGGAAGCGGCGGATTCACTTCGTATCCTCTCCCACAATTGCAACGGCAACTCGGAGATTGGGCCGCCAATGGCATTCGCATGGTGAAGATGAAAGTCGGATCGCAACCCGAGCGCGACGTGGAGCGAGTCCGCGCTGCCCGTGAAGCCATTGGACGCGAGGTGCAGCTCTTCGTCGACGCCAATGG encodes:
- the hpnJ gene encoding hopanoid biosynthesis associated radical SAM protein HpnJ, whose protein sequence is MPLRTLFLNPPSFENFDGGASSRWPATREIESYWYPVWLAYPAGMLEGSRLLDAPPHHVSADETIKIGTDYEFLVLFTSTPGWTGDQRLAEAMKAANPKLKIAFVGPPVTTSPDKALNECAVIDFVCRKEFDYSVVEFAQGKPLDQILGISYRKNGRVVHNPDRPQIEDLDALPDVTDVYKRDLDVTRYNVPFLLYPFVSLYTTRGCPAQCTFCLWPQTLSGHAWRKRSTDAVAREMAKAKEYWPNVREFFFDDDTFNIQGPRTIELCQKLKPLKLTWSCTSRVTTSYDTLKAMRDAGCRLLIVGFESGDAQILKNIKKGATVERARDFTRDCHKLGLVIHGDFILGLPGETKETIRNTINFAKSLDCETIQVSVAHAYPGTEFHDLAEKHGFIVNNQSMVDSGGHQMAHIEYPGLPRDYVMEMVHRFYDEYYFRPKQVYRIVRKAIFNNTERKRLYKEAKSFLKLRAARNKYVEETRKNPQPVSLLAESQMQEEVVEVGSK
- a CDS encoding mandelate racemase, encoding MRTIVPIKKTRVSVFTIPTDAPEADGTFSWNSTTMVLVEITAGDQTGIGYTYASEAAATLIEKSFSKLLEGRDALSNTQLWDTMRRQVRNIGRPGIASMAISAVDNALWDVKARLLGVSLAVLLGKCRECVEVYGSGGFTSYPLPQLQRQLGDWAANGIRMVKMKVGSQPERDVERVRAAREAIGREVQLFVDANGAYSRKQALAMAERFAKYDVRWFEEPVSSDDLEGLRLIRERAPAGMEIAAGEYGFDQYYFRRMLEAGAVDVLQADATRCEGVTGFMIAGALSESFHVPFSAHTSPSIHLHPCSALPAFRHIEYFHDHVRIEQMLFDGAAFQADGFLTPDLSRPGIGIELKRKDAQRFAA